The genomic segment GCTCTCCAACTGCAACCCGACCCCACCCGACCcctgtagactctgagctcgctgtgggcagggattttcaccGTTTATGAtaggattgtactttccccagtgcttagaacagtgctttgcacatagtaagcacttaacaaatgccattattattattattattattattattattattcccccagctctctccctcctgcctaacaTCGCCGCTCTCCAACTGCATCCCGACCCCACCTGACCcctgtagactctgagctcgctgtgggcagggattgtcgccgtTTAggattggattgtactttcccaagtgcttagtacagtgctctgcacccagtaagcacttaataaatacgatcaaatgaacgaACGAACCACACGCTCCGCTTCTCCAACATCAAACTACTGtctgcacttttagactgtgagcccactgttctacATCTgcatccaatttgtacttcccaagcgcttagtacagtgctctgcacatagtaagcgctcaataaatacgattgatgatgatgatgttgggcagggaccatctctatatgttgccaatttgtacttcccaagcgcttagtacagtgctctgcacacagtaagcgctcaatcaatacgattgatgatgacctcagTCTCGTccgtcttgccactgacccctttctcatGGTCTCTCCCTTCAACCAGGAGCTCCCTCCCCATCTAGAAcagtcttatagactgtgagcccgccgttgggtagggaccgtctctatatgttgccaacttggacttcccaagcgcttagtacagtgctctgcacacagtaagcgctcaataaatacgattgaatgaatgaatgaatataactgatggttcaccactctccccttcctcaaaacctacctaaaatcacgtctcctccaagaagcctccccagacagcgtggctcagtgggaagagcccgggctttggagtcagaggtcgtgggttcgaatcccggctctgccacaagtctgctgtgtggccttgggcaagtcacttcacttctctgagcctcagtcacctcatctgtaaaaatggggattaagactgtgagccctacgtgggacaacttgatcacattgtatccccccagcgcttagaacagtgctttgcacatagtaagcacttaacaaatgccatcattattattattattattaaatcttttatttcccctcctccaccctcccctccgcggtcagccagtcgtatttattgagctcttattgtgtgcagggcactggactgagcgcctaggAGAGTACGATCagttcgttgtgggtggggaatgtctgtttactgtgatatcatgcttagtacagtgtcttgcacacaatgagcgctccataaatatgacttaatgaatgaatcaatcagtgaagaACAACATCCCTTTCCACAACGAgctgagtctagaaggggagacagacattaatagaaatcaatcaatcaatcaatcgtatttattgagcgcttactgtgtacagagcactgtactaatcaatcaatcgtatttattgagcacttactgtgtgcagagcactgtactaagcgcttgagaagtacaagctggcaatgtatagagacggtccctacccaacagtgggctcacagtctaaaagggggagacagacaacaaaaccaaacatattaacaaaagaaaataaatagaatagatatgtacaagtaaaataactaaataaatagagtaataaatatgtacaaacatatatacatatatacaggtgctgtggggaagggaaggaggtaagacggtggggatggagagggggacgaattacagataggtacataagtgctgctatgcacttaaataccttgatattcaacccgagccccacaatacttgtgtaaaacagtcaatcggtggtatttattgagcgcttactgtgtgcatccattcattcattcattcaatcatatttattgagcgcttactgtgtgcagagcactgtactaagcgcttagcactgtactaagcgcttgggaagtccaagttggcaacatacagagacggtccctgcccaacaacgggctcacagtctagaagggggagacagacaacaaaattaaatatattaacagaataaaataaatagaatagtaaaataaatagagtaataaatccgtacaaacatatatacaggtgctgtggggaggggaaggaggtagggcgggggggatcatcatcatcatcaattgtatttattgagcgcttactgtgtgcagagcactgtactaagcgcttagcactgtactaagcgcttgggaagtacaagttggcaacatatagagacggtccctacccaacaacgggctcacagtctagaaggggggagacagacaacaaaacgaaatatatcaacacaataaaataaatagaatagtaaaataaatagagtaataaatctgtacaaacatatatacaggtgctgtggggaggggaaggaggtagggctgggggggatcatcatcatcatcatcaattgtatttattgagcgcttactgtgtgcagagcactgtactaagcgcttagcactgtactaagcgcagagcattgtactaagcacttgggagaagacaatagaacagtagaacagaactgggggacacagtccctgtccacaaagagctttcagtctgttATTTCCCACCTCCCTTATCTATTGTAACGTCCATCTCccgtagactggaaactcattgtgggcagggatggtgatgACCAACTCCGTGATCTCgtgcttaataatcataataattgttggattgggtaagcgcttactatgtgccaagcactgtttaagctctggggtagatataaggtaatcgggttgtcccacttggggctcacagtcttcatccccattttccagacgagggaaccgaggcccgcaaaatgtgacccacccaaggtcacgcggcagagccgggattagaacccaggccctctgacttaaTCCAGCGCGGTGCACACAGGGTTTCTTTTCGTTCAGTCGTTCTGCCGCCGAAACGACCCGCGGCTTCCCCCCAAATCCACACTGCCCGTTTTTAAGTCGGGTTTTCCAATCCCCGGccttattagcgtggctcagtggaaagagcccgggctttggagtcagagtcatgggttcaaatcccggctctgccaattgtcagctgggtgactttgggcaagtcacttcacttctctgggcctcagtgacctcatctgtaaaacggggattaagactgtaaaccccctgtggggcaacctgatcaccttgtaacctccccagcgcttagaacagtgctctgcacatagtaagcgcttagtaaataccattattattattcagtgcttagaaccgtgctttgcacatagtaagcacttagtaaatgccattattattattattattattattattattattattattgaattccaTTCGGTTGACCAGGCCACCGTCCGTGCCCGTTCCGTGTGCGCTCCCATCCTTTGTGACCGGAGCTTCGCCTCTTCGGATGGAGGGAGCTAGAAATTAATATTTAGCCGATGGGCTGGTCGCGAAGGAGGATTTCTGAAGAGGATGATGAGGCTGCAGCATTAGGGGCCCCCCAGGTCACGTCGACACCAAAGAAGATATTTAGAGGAGTCACCGCGGGGCCGATCTTCCCGTTCTCCCGGCCGAGAGGCCCCGGCGCTGGGCCGTGTCTTCTCGGCCAACGGCTTCCCGCAGAAATCCCGGCTCGTGCATCGGGCCCGATTCCGCTCAGCCATCATTAACTCATAAAAGCAGCCAAAAGACTCTCTCtatggcagggactgtctctatatgttgccaatttatacttcccaagcgcttagtacagtgctctgcacacagtaagcgctcaataaatacgattgatgatgatgaaacgttTGGGAAACCAAAGCGGGTTTTGGCCGCTCCGGCACGGCCTCTGGCCACCCGAGCGCCGTCCTGGGCCGGTACCGTTTCTGATGGCTCCCTCtccataagaataatgataataataataatggtatttattaagcgcttactatgtgcaaagcactgtaggtgacttgcccaaagtcacacggcggacaagtggcggaggcgggctgagaacccgtgacctctgactcccaatgatgatgatgatggcatttgttaagcgcttactatgtgccaagcactgttctaagcgctggggaggttacaaggtgaccaggttgtcccacggggtgctcacagtcttaatccccttttaacagatgagataactgaggcccagagaagtgaagcaacttcattcattcaatcgtatttattgagcgcttactgtgtgcagagcactgtactaagcgcttgggaagtacagatcggcaacatataacaaatgggcacacagctgacaagtggcggagccgggatttgaacccgtgacctctgattccgaagcccgggctctttccactgagccacgctgcttctcctgctgcttcacATGATCAGTGCGGGCTCCTTAGTTCAGGATCCGGCAACAGAAACTGCAAGAAGCCAACAGAGAATGGGCTCCTTCTTCACTCTCTGGATGccgtttgagagaagcagcgtggctcagtggaaagagcccgggcttgggagtcagaggtcatgggttcgaatcccggctccgccaactgtcagctgggtgactttgggcacgtcacttcacttctctgggcctcagttccctcatctggaaaatggggatgaagactgtgagccccccgtgggacaacccgatcaccttgtatcctccccagcgcttagaagagtgcttggcacatagtaagcgcttaacaaatgccatcatcatcatcatggggagtcagaggtcacgggtcctcagcccgcctccgccacttgtctgctgtgtgacttctagaccgtgagcctgctgttgggtagggaccgtccctagacgttgccagcttgggcttcccaagcgcttagtccagtgctccgcacacagtaagcgctcaataaatacgaccgaacgaatgaacgaatgaagagcaAATACCGCTATCGTTACTGCCCAATTTGTTTCCCTTCAGGCGGAGCGGGGCGGGCCGGCCGAggcgccgggccgggccgaggcGGCGGACCAGACCCCGGGCGCGGCGCCTCCGACGTCGGAGCTGCTGAGCGACGTCCCCTTCACCCTGGCCCCGCACGTGCTGGCGGCCCGGGACCCCCTCGCCGACCTTCCCGACGGGCTGCTCAGCTCCGACGCAGGCCGCGACCTGGCCCGCTTCTGCTACGACTTCACCCTGGAAAACTCCGTCCTCTGGGATGCCTAACTCCCCCGGCCCGGGGCCTCCCGCCCCCACGCGCCGGACCCCGCAGGGAGGGGGTCGGCCCACTGCCAATGGGTGGTCCCGGAAACCAAGAGGGCCCGTCCACCACCGGCTCCCTCGGCCGCGTACTTGGCGTCAAATAAACAAGCTCTTCTCCCCCAAAAAAGCCATCGTCGGGTGCTGAACTCTCCCCCTCAGAAGACTTGGAAGCCGTGTGAGGAAAACCAGAAAAGCCCGCACGTCCCGCGAAGGACGGGCCAGGATATGTGCCCGTGTCCCGTGCCGGGACGCAACGGGAGGGGAGACGGCGGTTTCCTCCTGGGATTTCCCGGGGCCCGACGGTCGTCTTCTTCCCGTCGGGAGCGAGAGCGGGGATCCGGGCCCGAGGTGTCCCTTCCGCCGTCGGGGCGGCCCCGACTGGGCCTGAGATGGAGAAGTTGGCCGAGAAAGCCGGCCGGCCGGCGCCGGCTCCCCCGAAGGAGGGCGGCTGGTGCCCGCTGGGTGGACGCTGGGGAATTTGGGTTCTCTGGCATTGCCAGCACTTGTCTTTGAGCACTTTTGTTCCCTGTGTTTCCAGCAATGGCTTGGCGGGGCGGGAGGCGCGGGGGTCTCCAACTTCTGCTGCTTTGGATCGGgggtctccttctctccctctcctccttctcccctcctctgcccttctttcccactctccttgtcttccctctgcttttcttcccttccttcctctcccattgtccctcctcctcccttccctactttctcctctcttcctttcccatccatccccccattcctccctcccccctttctccctttctctcgtcctcctttccctctccctccttctccctctctca from the Tachyglossus aculeatus isolate mTacAcu1 chromosome 2, mTacAcu1.pri, whole genome shotgun sequence genome contains:
- the UMAD1 gene encoding UBAP1-MVB12-associated (UMA)-domain containing protein 1; this encodes MFSFFRKTPDPKKTSVPEREADGFVLLGDTANEQRAALGVLSSGATSQQPLRAERGGPAEAPGRAEAADQTPGAAPPTSELLSDVPFTLAPHVLAARDPLADLPDGLLSSDAGRDLARFCYDFTLENSVLWDA